The Parashewanella tropica genome window below encodes:
- the yiaY gene encoding L-threonine dehydrogenase yields the protein MAAKFFIPSVNVLGQGAVDDAIGDIKTLGFKRALIVSDKPLVEIGIAGGLVAKLADVSIESFIFDGTQPNPTVGNVEAGLKILKENDCDFVISLGGGSPHDCAKGIALVATNGGSIKDYEGVDVSAQPQLPLVAINTTAGTASEMTRFCIITDEDRHIKMAIVDKNTTPILSVNDPELMIKKPKALTAATGMDALTHAIEAYVSIAANPITDACAIKAIELIRDNLENAVKDGQNINAREQMAYAQFLAGMAFNNASLGYVHAMAHQLGGFYDLPHGVCNALLLPHVQEYNAQVVPARLKDVAIAMGVDVAEMSDEQGAAAGIEAIKALSARIDIPASLTELGVNEEDIPTLADNALKDACGFTNPKQATHEEICQIFKNAL from the coding sequence ATGGCTGCTAAATTTTTTATTCCTTCAGTCAATGTATTAGGTCAAGGCGCTGTAGATGACGCCATTGGTGATATCAAAACTTTAGGCTTCAAACGTGCACTTATTGTTAGCGACAAGCCATTAGTTGAAATCGGCATTGCAGGCGGCTTAGTTGCTAAACTTGCCGATGTTAGTATTGAGTCTTTCATTTTTGATGGCACTCAACCTAACCCAACCGTTGGTAATGTTGAAGCAGGTCTAAAAATCCTAAAAGAAAATGACTGTGACTTTGTTATTTCTTTAGGCGGTGGTTCTCCACACGATTGTGCTAAAGGTATTGCTTTAGTTGCAACTAATGGTGGCAGCATTAAAGACTACGAAGGCGTTGATGTTTCTGCTCAACCACAACTGCCTCTAGTTGCAATCAACACTACTGCTGGTACTGCAAGTGAGATGACTCGTTTCTGCATCATTACTGATGAAGACCGTCATATTAAAATGGCAATCGTTGATAAGAACACTACACCTATCTTATCTGTAAACGATCCTGAGCTAATGATCAAAAAACCAAAAGCGCTAACTGCAGCGACTGGTATGGACGCATTAACTCACGCTATTGAAGCTTACGTTTCTATCGCGGCTAACCCAATTACTGATGCATGTGCAATCAAAGCGATTGAGCTTATCAGAGACAACTTAGAAAATGCGGTTAAAGATGGTCAAAACATCAATGCTCGTGAGCAAATGGCTTACGCTCAGTTCTTAGCTGGTATGGCGTTTAACAACGCAAGCTTAGGTTATGTTCATGCAATGGCTCACCAACTTGGTGGTTTCTATGACCTTCCACACGGTGTATGTAATGCGTTACTTTTACCACACGTACAAGAGTACAACGCACAAGTGGTTCCAGCTCGTTTAAAAGATGTAGCCATTGCAATGGGTGTTGATGTAGCTGAAATGAGTGACGAGCAAGGTGCGGCTGCTGGTATTGAAGCAATTAAAGCACTTTCTGCACGCATTGATATTCCAGCGTCTTTAACTGAGTTAGGTGTTAATGAGGAAGATATTCCGACTTTGGCTGACAATGCGTTAAAAGATGCTTGTGGTTTCACTAACCCTAAACAAGCGACTCACGAAGAAATCTGCCAAATCTTCAAAAACGCACTTTAA
- a CDS encoding YfhL family 4Fe-4S dicluster ferredoxin has protein sequence MALLINDKCINCDMCEPECPNEAITFGEEIYEIDPDLCTECVGHYDKPTCISVCPIDCIDPDPNKEESQDELLVKYGILTGKIKLD, from the coding sequence GTGGCATTACTAATTAATGACAAGTGTATCAACTGTGATATGTGTGAGCCTGAGTGCCCTAACGAGGCTATCACATTTGGGGAAGAGATCTACGAAATAGATCCAGACCTTTGCACAGAGTGTGTAGGCCATTACGATAAACCAACCTGTATTTCTGTCTGTCCTATTGATTGTATTGATCCCGATCCGAATAAAGAAGAGTCTCAAGACGAGCTTTTGGTTAAATATGGGATTTTGACTGGAAAAATCAAGCTGGATTGA
- a CDS encoding thioesterase family protein: MRNLSQTFHFPIQIYYEDTDFSGVVYHPNFLKYFERAREHVIGAKRLKQLWEQEQLGFAVYKSEMTCQEGVEFSDIIDVRTQFYIESQYRTVWHQEIYRPNATKPAVIAKIEMVCMNTNRQLAAIPNTLMAELTQQF, translated from the coding sequence ATGCGCAATCTAAGCCAAACGTTTCACTTTCCCATCCAAATTTATTACGAAGACACTGATTTTTCAGGAGTGGTATACCATCCAAATTTTTTAAAGTATTTTGAAAGAGCTAGAGAGCATGTCATTGGTGCGAAAAGATTAAAGCAGCTATGGGAACAAGAGCAACTTGGCTTTGCCGTTTATAAGAGTGAAATGACATGCCAAGAAGGCGTTGAGTTTAGTGATATTATTGATGTAAGGACTCAATTTTATATTGAAAGTCAGTATCGTACCGTTTGGCATCAAGAGATTTATCGTCCTAATGCCACTAAGCCTGCCGTTATTGCAAAAATCGAAATGGTTTGCATGAATACCAATAGGCAGTTAGCAGCTATACCAAATACATTGATGGCCGAGTTAACTCAGCAATTCTAG
- a CDS encoding putative bifunctional diguanylate cyclase/phosphodiesterase codes for MISWILFKKIRESHHEDEFISQLSSKIAHQIEHRAPLKMYDVPLRYTILYSSIANFLKVIPPPTGLDKLTGLMNRIGLKSRLAMLMPVKSGFFVLLDIHRFRFVNNMFGFSLGDQLLKRFTDRLKNMPQRPKLMARMSGAEFFLYFEHHLPTEELLELQQQLQAPLIINNTPISVKLKMAVLGLKEHHSDVSTMLKRLDLALKKSVTNPLLFSSYQAGDDRIQDRELAIIAAIPKALKKDEMYVVYQPKESLPCSGFSQVEALIRWNHNEIGLISPSEFIPLAERAGMIDIISQWVLDKVLAQQVLWRSSGLYTQVGVNLSSSDLCCDNLVRDIKRGLEKHNLPGDCLSIELTESSLMEDTLKATQTLHLLRDLGISIAIDDFGTGHSSLAYLKKLPIDEVKVDRSFLEGIFNDKASLFILETSISLPKKLGLDVTVEGVETKKVRELLLRMGVNKIQGKFYSEPLKPFELELQWDELSKTRIAELTRPSMYLV; via the coding sequence ATGATTAGCTGGATACTGTTTAAAAAGATCAGAGAATCTCATCATGAAGATGAATTCATTAGCCAGCTGTCAAGCAAAATCGCTCACCAGATTGAGCATCGTGCACCATTAAAAATGTACGATGTTCCACTACGTTACACCATTCTGTATTCTTCGATAGCAAACTTTCTTAAAGTAATCCCTCCACCTACAGGTTTAGACAAACTTACTGGCTTGATGAATCGGATTGGGCTTAAAAGCCGTTTAGCCATGTTAATGCCAGTAAAATCAGGATTTTTTGTTCTTCTGGATATCCATCGCTTTCGATTCGTTAACAATATGTTTGGGTTTTCATTGGGTGATCAATTATTAAAGCGATTCACAGATAGATTAAAAAACATGCCTCAACGGCCTAAGTTGATGGCGAGAATGAGCGGGGCTGAATTCTTTTTATATTTTGAGCATCATCTGCCAACAGAAGAATTACTTGAATTACAGCAGCAATTGCAGGCTCCTTTAATCATCAATAATACTCCCATCAGCGTAAAGCTAAAAATGGCGGTGTTAGGGTTAAAAGAACATCATTCTGATGTTAGTACCATGCTAAAGCGCTTAGATCTTGCTCTAAAAAAGTCCGTAACCAACCCGTTACTTTTTTCAAGTTATCAAGCGGGGGATGACAGGATTCAAGACCGAGAATTGGCCATTATTGCTGCTATTCCTAAAGCCTTAAAAAAAGATGAAATGTACGTTGTATATCAACCAAAAGAGTCATTACCTTGTAGTGGATTTTCCCAAGTTGAAGCATTGATTCGATGGAACCACAACGAAATCGGGCTTATTTCACCATCAGAGTTTATTCCATTGGCTGAGCGAGCTGGGATGATCGATATAATCAGTCAATGGGTGTTAGATAAGGTATTGGCTCAGCAGGTATTATGGCGCAGTTCTGGGCTTTATACTCAAGTTGGGGTTAACTTATCATCCTCTGATTTATGCTGTGATAATTTGGTGAGAGACATCAAAAGAGGTCTAGAGAAGCACAACCTTCCAGGCGATTGCTTAAGCATAGAGTTAACAGAAAGCAGCCTGATGGAAGATACATTAAAAGCGACTCAAACTTTGCACTTATTACGTGATTTAGGGATTTCTATTGCCATTGATGATTTTGGAACAGGTCACTCTTCATTGGCGTATTTAAAAAAACTTCCGATAGATGAAGTGAAAGTAGATCGCTCGTTCTTGGAAGGTATTTTTAATGATAAAGCTTCTCTATTTATCCTTGAAACCAGTATTAGCTTACCTAAAAAGTTAGGCTTAGATGTCACGGTGGAGGGCGTTGAAACCAAAAAGGTTCGAGAGTTACTCTTAAGAATGGGAGTTAATAAAATCCAAGGTAAATTTTATTCTGAACCTCTAAAGCCTTTTGAATTAGAATTGCAATGGGATGAACTCAGCAAAACTAGAATTGCTGAGTTAACTCGGCCATCAATGTATTTGGTATAG
- a CDS encoding NAD(P)/FAD-dependent oxidoreductase, with protein MTVKRMVIVGGGAGGLALASKLGRKLGVRKKLDICLIDKSPIHIWKPKLHEVAVGAVDRSLDGLLYRDHGLKNGYRFMRGEVTGCDVDANKLQLAPVFAEDGELLLAEREVSYDYLVFALGSVSNTFGTPGALDNCILLDNLHNAELFHQKLLDALLQLSESEDKKLGIGIVGAGATGVELAAELFHVIDTVNEFGYQNVSDGHLDVHLIEASPKILPQLPERISARAQSLLDRIGVKLHIGVHVKEVTKEGFITHDGNLIPSDIKVWAAGVQGPEVCKNFTQLPITKRNQIQVDEFMRVKGIENVYAIGDCVELELEEGKFAPPRAQAADQMAHQLYKNFVGKLSGRRAEKAFEYKDYGSLVSLSRFSAVGNLMGNLRSGQFFVEGHVARLMYMSLYQRHLSSLFGYFSALIYRMAQKLLRWQRPKLKLH; from the coding sequence AATTGATAAGAGCCCTATTCATATATGGAAACCCAAGTTACATGAAGTTGCGGTCGGCGCAGTCGATCGCTCACTGGATGGTTTGCTATATCGAGATCATGGGCTGAAGAATGGTTATCGATTTATGCGAGGTGAGGTGACTGGTTGTGATGTTGACGCTAATAAACTGCAACTCGCTCCTGTTTTTGCTGAGGACGGAGAACTGTTATTAGCTGAACGAGAAGTTTCTTATGATTACTTGGTTTTTGCTTTAGGCAGTGTATCTAATACCTTCGGGACTCCTGGAGCACTAGATAACTGTATTTTGCTTGACAATCTACATAACGCTGAATTGTTTCATCAGAAATTACTTGATGCATTATTGCAATTAAGTGAATCGGAGGACAAAAAACTCGGAATTGGTATTGTGGGTGCTGGAGCAACAGGTGTTGAACTTGCTGCCGAATTATTTCATGTCATTGATACGGTCAACGAATTCGGCTATCAAAATGTATCTGATGGCCACTTAGATGTTCATCTAATTGAAGCATCCCCTAAAATTTTGCCTCAACTACCTGAGAGAATTAGTGCCAGAGCACAATCCCTTTTGGATCGAATTGGCGTAAAACTCCACATAGGTGTTCACGTCAAAGAGGTGACCAAAGAGGGCTTCATCACTCATGATGGTAATCTGATCCCGTCCGATATCAAAGTATGGGCGGCTGGTGTTCAGGGGCCTGAAGTGTGTAAAAATTTCACCCAATTACCAATAACAAAGCGTAATCAAATTCAAGTTGATGAGTTCATGCGAGTAAAAGGTATAGAGAATGTCTATGCCATTGGGGACTGTGTTGAACTTGAACTCGAGGAAGGAAAATTTGCTCCACCTCGAGCGCAGGCTGCTGATCAGATGGCACATCAACTCTATAAAAATTTTGTAGGTAAGCTTAGTGGTCGTCGTGCTGAAAAAGCATTTGAATATAAAGACTATGGCTCATTAGTTTCATTAAGCCGCTTTTCTGCGGTTGGTAATTTAATGGGTAATCTAAGGTCTGGGCAGTTTTTTGTAGAAGGTCATGTTGCACGCTTAATGTATATGTCTCTATATCAGCGTCACCTTTCGAGTTTATTTGGCTACTTCTCAGCCCTTATTTATCGGATGGCTCAAAAATTACTTCGCTGGCAAAGACCAAAGCTAAAATTACATTAG
- a CDS encoding NYN domain-containing protein has product MKKIAVFVDVQNIYYTTKEAYGRQFDYRKFWSQLSKQGDITIANAYAIARNDDGQIKFQDALRHIGFDVKLKPFIQRTDGSAKGDWDVGITLDVYEAAKNVDKVVLLSDDGDFSLLLDRVKTVFGTQSTVYGVPSLTAKSLIDSANHFITIDNELLK; this is encoded by the coding sequence GTGAAAAAAATCGCTGTATTTGTCGATGTTCAAAATATTTATTACACCACTAAAGAAGCTTACGGTCGCCAATTTGACTATCGTAAATTTTGGTCTCAACTTAGTAAACAAGGTGATATAACCATAGCAAACGCCTATGCCATTGCGCGAAATGATGACGGTCAAATTAAGTTTCAAGATGCTTTAAGGCATATCGGATTTGATGTAAAACTTAAGCCATTTATTCAGCGTACAGATGGCTCAGCGAAAGGCGACTGGGATGTGGGTATAACCCTAGACGTGTATGAAGCTGCGAAAAACGTTGATAAAGTTGTTTTACTCTCAGACGATGGGGACTTTAGCCTGTTACTGGATAGAGTCAAAACTGTTTTCGGTACTCAATCCACTGTATATGGTGTGCCAAGTTTGACTGCTAAGTCTCTTATCGACTCTGCAAACCATTTTATAACTATTGATAATGAACTATTAAAGTAA
- a CDS encoding pilus assembly FimT family protein, with protein sequence MMFDLKVAVNRSEKGFTLIELVMVIVILGIIGVVALPKFMDFKKDARIAKLHEIAASLKAAVNLAHTKAVMLNVPKEGNPRIDIDGIGQGVLFRFQYPYANANGIKQWIDMDIKGWGRTNDNTKNELVSNGATSAFFPGRPAYNITFGELTGNGSQGGSTTAPQHTHCFVQYANATATDTPKVTIVTTGC encoded by the coding sequence ATGATGTTTGACTTAAAAGTTGCGGTTAACCGATCAGAAAAAGGATTCACTCTAATAGAGTTGGTAATGGTTATTGTGATTTTAGGGATCATAGGCGTTGTTGCTTTGCCTAAGTTCATGGATTTTAAGAAAGACGCAAGGATTGCGAAACTGCATGAGATTGCTGCATCCTTAAAGGCGGCTGTAAATTTAGCTCACACTAAAGCCGTAATGCTGAATGTACCAAAAGAGGGGAATCCAAGAATTGATATTGATGGAATAGGTCAGGGGGTTTTGTTCCGCTTTCAATATCCTTATGCAAATGCTAATGGAATTAAGCAATGGATAGATATGGATATTAAGGGATGGGGACGGACAAATGATAATACAAAAAATGAATTAGTGAGTAATGGAGCTACTTCTGCTTTTTTTCCAGGAAGACCTGCTTATAATATTACTTTTGGTGAATTGACAGGTAATGGTTCCCAGGGAGGCAGTACTACAGCACCTCAACATACGCATTGTTTTGTTCAATATGCCAATGCAACAGCAACAGATACTCCTAAAGTCACAATAGTAACAACTGGCTGCTAA
- the yegQ gene encoding tRNA 5-hydroxyuridine modification protein YegQ, which translates to MFTPELLSPAGTLKNMRYAFAYGADAVYAGQPRYSLRVRNNDFKLENLKTGIDEAHELGKKLYVVSNIAPHNAKLKTYIRDMEPVVSMKPDALIMSDPGLIMMVREAFPDQEVHLSVQANAINWASVKFWEQQGIKRVILSRELSLDEIEEIRQRCPDIELEVFVHGALCMAYSGRCLLSGYINKRDPNQGTCTNACRWKYDAHEAKEDESGDVVAVNPNDNGVQIEKPTLGEGSATDNIYLLQEANRPGEYMPAFEDEHGTYIMNSKDLRAIQHVERLTKIGVDSLKIEGRTKSFYYVARTAQLYKQAIADAVAGKEFNPNLMRQLEGLAHRGYTEGFLRRHVHDEYQNYDYGYSVSDTQQFCGELTGVRNAAGLAEIDVKNKFMVGDSVELMTPQGNMNLKIEGLENRKGEAVEAGLGNGHIVYLDVPKEVDLDKGILLRNLQSGQDTRNPQAEKTATV; encoded by the coding sequence ATGTTTACACCTGAGCTATTGTCTCCTGCAGGCACCCTTAAAAATATGCGTTACGCTTTTGCCTATGGCGCAGATGCTGTATATGCCGGCCAGCCTCGTTATAGCTTGCGAGTTCGCAACAACGACTTTAAGCTAGAAAATCTAAAAACAGGCATAGATGAAGCTCATGAATTAGGCAAAAAGCTTTATGTAGTAAGTAACATTGCCCCGCACAATGCCAAATTAAAAACATACATTCGTGACATGGAACCAGTGGTTTCAATGAAACCAGATGCATTGATCATGTCTGATCCTGGTCTTATCATGATGGTTCGCGAGGCTTTTCCAGATCAAGAAGTTCACCTATCAGTTCAAGCGAACGCAATTAACTGGGCTTCAGTGAAGTTTTGGGAACAACAAGGTATCAAACGTGTGATCTTGTCTCGTGAACTTTCACTTGATGAAATCGAAGAAATCCGCCAACGTTGCCCAGATATCGAATTAGAAGTATTCGTTCATGGCGCTCTATGTATGGCTTATTCAGGTCGCTGCTTACTTTCTGGTTACATCAATAAACGTGATCCAAACCAAGGCACTTGCACTAACGCTTGTCGTTGGAAGTACGATGCCCATGAAGCTAAAGAAGATGAAAGTGGTGATGTAGTCGCGGTTAACCCTAACGATAATGGCGTTCAGATTGAAAAGCCAACTTTAGGTGAAGGCTCAGCTACCGATAATATTTATCTGCTTCAAGAAGCCAATCGTCCTGGTGAATACATGCCTGCCTTTGAAGATGAGCATGGCACCTACATCATGAATTCAAAAGATTTACGTGCAATTCAACACGTTGAACGCTTGACCAAAATTGGGGTCGATTCTTTAAAAATCGAAGGCCGTACTAAGTCTTTCTACTACGTTGCTCGTACTGCTCAGTTATATAAGCAAGCCATTGCTGATGCCGTAGCGGGTAAAGAGTTCAACCCGAATTTGATGCGTCAATTGGAAGGCTTGGCTCACCGTGGATATACCGAAGGATTTTTACGTCGTCACGTGCATGATGAATATCAAAATTACGATTACGGGTATTCGGTAAGTGACACTCAGCAATTCTGTGGTGAACTTACTGGTGTTCGTAACGCTGCTGGTTTAGCTGAAATCGATGTAAAAAACAAATTTATGGTTGGCGACAGCGTTGAGCTAATGACGCCACAAGGTAACATGAACCTGAAAATTGAAGGCTTAGAAAACCGTAAAGGTGAAGCAGTAGAGGCAGGGTTAGGCAACGGTCATATCGTATATCTTGATGTTCCTAAAGAAGTGGATCTAGATAAAGGCATATTGCTACGAAACTTGCAAAGTGGGCAAGATACTCGTAACCCACAAGCTGAAAAAACCGCAACGGTTTAA